TTGTTGGTTACCCAGTAAAGTGGACGACTCTTTTCAGTAATCTTAAAGAGGGCAGATTAGTTTACCTTTAAAGCGAACTTTCGCTCTTCGCCCAAAGCTGCCCCTCCAATACCGCCGATCAAAGCACTAAACCAGCGCCAGCAGCGCTGGAGCGATGGTGGTGAGGGGCTTATCAGGGGAAATCGCCGTCCCCGCTTAAGAACGATCGAAAAAGCAACGCGGACGATGAGTTCTACGACCGTCTTCCGGTAACAACACCGCTAATCTAGCCGCGACTTTTCACCCCCAACCCCGCGCCACAACTCCGGCAGCAGCGTCAACGTCTCATCAATCAGCGCCCGTCGGTCGTTGCCCGGCTTCCAGATAGTCACCATGGTTTGGCTGATCCCCTGGCTGCCCACTTCTGTACGCAGCGTGTTGACGTTTTTCCACTGTTCGGCATGCATATGTGTTGGCAGGAATCCCCAGCCGCAGCCTTGTTCAAGCAGGGCGCGCAGCATTTCCAGCTCGTTGGTGAAAATGGTATGCCCAGAAATTTGCAGGCGGCGCGCCACCGGTTCGTCAGAGTCCGGATGCATGATCACCTGCGGCGTGAGCGAGAGCTCCAGCAGCGAAAGCGGCTGCTCCGCGCCGGGGAAAAGCGTTTTAGCGGCGTAGAAATCCATCTCTATCGCCCCTAAGGCGCGCCACTCCATGGCGTCGCCCACGCTGCGGTGGCGCGCCTGGCAGATGCCCAGATCGGCCTGGCCGTTTGCCAGCAGGCTTTCCGCCTCGTCGCGCGAGGCGTTAATCAGGCTCAGGCGCGTGTTGCGCTGGGCCATGGCGGCTATCAGCGCCTGCAGCAGCGCGCGGGGGGTAAAGGGATCGTAGACCAGCGAGATTTCCTGCGCCGCGCTCTTCGGCACGTCTTTGGCAAATGCCTCAAAGGCTTTCACCTGGCGCATCAGCAGGTGTGCCTGGCGCTGCAGCTGTTCGCCTTCCGGCGTCAGGTGCAGGCTGCGCCCCTCGCGCAGGAACAGCGCATAGCTCAAGCCATCCTCGAGAAAATCAATCAAATCGCGCAGCGTCGTGCGGTCTTTGCCCAGCTTGAGCGCGGCTTTCGCCAGGCTGCCGTGCTCGGCCACGGCGGTGAAGGCTTCCAGTTGGGCAAAAGAATAAATCAGGCTTGGCACGCGGCTCTCCCGTCGATTTTGCGGGGGATTTTCTCCCATCAGGCGTTTTTTATTATAGGCCGCGTTTTTTTAAGCTGAACGCCTTCCTGAACCAAGCGAGAAAAAATATGAAAAGCAAAGTGTTTAACCGCAGCCTGTTGGCGGGCGTTGTCATCAGTCTCTGCAGCGGCCTGTTGGCGCCCGCCGCGCTGGCCGCCTGTGCGGGCACCGAACTCAGAGCCTGTCCGGCGCCTTTCGATGCGCAATTGCCGGACACGCACAAGATGCTCACCTGGAGCCAGAGCGACCGGGTGATCGGTTTTCGTAATGACTACCGCAACTATGCCGGGGATGTGTTTCATCACGGCAGTGCCACACCGCTGGTGGCTGCCGCTAAACAGCTAACGAATGCCAGCTATCGGGTGAATGGCAAAACCTACAGCCTGCAGGATTATCTTCAGCGCCAGAACGTCAGCGGCATGCTGGTATTGAAAGACGGCAAAATCGCCTGGAAATATCTGGGGCAGGGCAATACCGACGCCACGCTGTGGACATCGCGCTCGGTGGGCAAATCGGTGGTCGCCACGCTGGTGGGCGTGGCGATTAAACAGGGCAAGATCCGCTCGCTCGACGATCTCATCACGCAATACGAACCCGACCTGAAAGGCACCGCGTGGGACGGCGTGACCCTCAGGCAGCTGATCACCCACACCTCCGGCGTGGCGTGGAATGAGGATTACACCAACCCGAAGTCGGACTTCGCGCAGCTGACCGAGTGTGAAGCCAAACCCGGCACCTATGCCTGCGTGCGCAAGCTGGTGGCCGGCCTGCAGCGTGCGCATCCGGCCGGGCAGAACTGGTCTTACTCCTCCGGCGGCGCGTGGCTGCTGGGCGACGTACTGGAGCGCGCCACTGGCATGCCGCTGGCGGCCTATCTTGAGCAAAGCATCTGGCAGCCGTACGGCATGGCGAGCGATGGCGTGTGGCATGCCTACGCCAAAGGCCAGCACGACGTGGGCGCGCACGGCTTTAACGCCACGCTGGAAGACTGGGGGCGCTTCGGTGAGTTCATTCTGCATAACGGGACGTTGCCGAACGGCAAACAGATCTTGCCGGAAGATTGGGTAGCCCAGTCGTCCAACTGGACGCGGGCGGCGGGCTCGGTATCGGCGGCGCATCCTAACGGCATCTACGGCTTCCAATGGTGGAACAACGAAGTGCCGGCCAATGCGACTAACGTAGAACCCGCTCCGCAGGCGTCCCTCAAGCATTCCCTGTGGGCGCTGGGGATCTTCGGCCAGATGATCATGGTGAATCAGGCGGAGAATCTGGTGATCGTCCAATGGTCCACCTGGCCGCAGGCGGAGCCTTCTTTCAGCGCGCAACCGCTGGAGGCGTCGCTGATGTTTAGCGCGATAGCGAAGGAATTGCGTTAACCCCGGCAACTATCGACAGAGCGAGCAGGGGCGGTTGCCATTTCGCCCCTGAGCGGCATATTACATGTTTTCGACGTCGACCTATTCATGCCGTAGGGGAGGGGAGTATCAATTCTCTATAGGTAGTGGAGGCCAGTCTCCACCGTTTTTAATTAATAACTCTTTTATCTTGTTAATTTTCTCTTTATCCTCGGCATCGCCTACCCCTCTATCTATAAAGCGCTGAAGCTGATTGCCCATAGTCCAACCAAATTTCCCTTTTATTTTGCTATCTGCACCTCTCTCTAACAAAAAAATCGTATGATCAAACGAATGAGAATCCAGTGAGCTTATCAATAAGGTGTTTCCCAATGAGTCTCTTGTATTTATGTCTGCGCCATAATCCAGCATCACCCTTAACGTTTCAGTGTTTTTGGCTTTGATTGTTTGGAATACAATGGGCTCATTGAATACCTTATCTTTTGCGTTTGGCGGTAAACCGCCGTCGAGCATGGCTTTGACCCAAATCCCCTTGTCGGCTTTCATGACAAATTCCGCCGGGCTGCTTCCCCCTTCCGGTCTGGGCTGCAGCGGGTCTGCGCCAGCTTTAACCAGGTCGGTTATTATTTTCAGCCTTTCCGGCGTATTTTTATCGTAGATTGCGTTTAGCACCGACCAAAACAGCAGGGTCATGTCTGCTTTCACCGGTCGATTCAGTTCTTCCTTGCTTATAGAGGGAAGTTTCTCTTTCAGTTTCACTTCATCGCCATCATAAATCAGCTGTGCGATGTCCAGCTGCCGGCCTTCAAAAAAATCCTGTGGCTCATATCCCATGCTTTTGTTGCATCCTTGCACCATGAGGACAGTAAACAGTAGCGCTATTGCCATTATCAATTTGCTCATACTCTCCCCCTGAGAATGGTGGCATCCTCGTCTCTTCAATCAGTTTTTTGGTCTATAGCGTGTTTATCGAAAGCCAGATGTAACCTGACAGCTTCAGTATAAATAACCGGCAGCTGTCAGATCCGAGTTAGTGAAATTACTGAGTTTCCTTTGCTCCTTTTAAAAGCATGATCTCGAGTATTTTCTTACACTGTTCATTGTATTCTGAGCCATCTTGGCTGTCTTTTATTTGCCGATTCACTGCTGTTAACAGCGAAAGATTGTTTATATTTACCGGGTTAGGGTTCGCACCCCGATTGAGCAGTAGGGTCATGTGCTCAAAGGCTGAGCTAAAAAAAGCATCCATTAATAAGGTTTGTTGTAAGGAGTCTCTGATGTTAATGTCCGCTCCGTAATCCAGCATCACCTTTAACGTTTCAGTGTTTTTGGCTTTGATTGTTTGGAATACAATGGGCTCATTGAATACCTTATCTTTTGCGTTTGGCGGTAAACCGCCGTCGAGCATGGCTTTGACCCAAATCCCCTTGTCGGCTTTCATGACGAATTCCGCTGGGCTGCTTCCTCCCTCCGGTCTGGGTTGCAGCGGATCTGCGCCAGCTTTTACCAAGTCGGTTATTATTTTCAGCCTTTCTGGCGTGTTTTTATCATAGATTGAGTTTAGCACCGACCAAAACAGCAGGGTCATGTCTGCCTTAACCGGTCGATTCAGTTCTTCCTTGCTGACAGAGGGAAGTTTCTCTTTCAGTTTCACTTCATCGCCATCATAAATCAGCTGTGCGATGTCCAGTTGACGGCCTTCAAAAAAATCCTGTGGTTCATATTCCATGTTTTTTTGCATCCTTGCATCATGAGAACAGTAAACAGTAACGCCATTGCCATTATCAATTTGCTCATATTCTCCCCCTGATAGTGGCGACATCCTCGTCTTTCTGATCTTCAATCATC
Above is a window of Serratia nematodiphila DZ0503SBS1 DNA encoding:
- a CDS encoding LysR family transcriptional regulator, coding for MPSLIYSFAQLEAFTAVAEHGSLAKAALKLGKDRTTLRDLIDFLEDGLSYALFLREGRSLHLTPEGEQLQRQAHLLMRQVKAFEAFAKDVPKSAAQEISLVYDPFTPRALLQALIAAMAQRNTRLSLINASRDEAESLLANGQADLGICQARHRSVGDAMEWRALGAIEMDFYAAKTLFPGAEQPLSLLELSLTPQVIMHPDSDEPVARRLQISGHTIFTNELEMLRALLEQGCGWGFLPTHMHAEQWKNVNTLRTEVGSQGISQTMVTIWKPGNDRRALIDETLTLLPELWRGVGGEKSRLD
- a CDS encoding serine hydrolase domain-containing protein, with translation MKSKVFNRSLLAGVVISLCSGLLAPAALAACAGTELRACPAPFDAQLPDTHKMLTWSQSDRVIGFRNDYRNYAGDVFHHGSATPLVAAAKQLTNASYRVNGKTYSLQDYLQRQNVSGMLVLKDGKIAWKYLGQGNTDATLWTSRSVGKSVVATLVGVAIKQGKIRSLDDLITQYEPDLKGTAWDGVTLRQLITHTSGVAWNEDYTNPKSDFAQLTECEAKPGTYACVRKLVAGLQRAHPAGQNWSYSSGGAWLLGDVLERATGMPLAAYLEQSIWQPYGMASDGVWHAYAKGQHDVGAHGFNATLEDWGRFGEFILHNGTLPNGKQILPEDWVAQSSNWTRAAGSVSAAHPNGIYGFQWWNNEVPANATNVEPAPQASLKHSLWALGIFGQMIMVNQAENLVIVQWSTWPQAEPSFSAQPLEASLMFSAIAKELR
- a CDS encoding ankyrin repeat domain-containing protein yields the protein MSKLIMAIALLFTVLMVQGCNKSMGYEPQDFFEGRQLDIAQLIYDGDEVKLKEKLPSISKEELNRPVKADMTLLFWSVLNAIYDKNTPERLKIITDLVKAGADPLQPRPEGGSSPAEFVMKADKGIWVKAMLDGGLPPNAKDKVFNEPIVFQTIKAKNTETLRVMLDYGADINTRDSLGNTLLISSLDSHSFDHTIFLLERGADSKIKGKFGWTMGNQLQRFIDRGVGDAEDKEKINKIKELLIKNGGDWPPLPIEN
- a CDS encoding ankyrin repeat domain-containing protein, coding for MSPLSGGEYEQIDNGNGVTVYCSHDARMQKNMEYEPQDFFEGRQLDIAQLIYDGDEVKLKEKLPSVSKEELNRPVKADMTLLFWSVLNSIYDKNTPERLKIITDLVKAGADPLQPRPEGGSSPAEFVMKADKGIWVKAMLDGGLPPNAKDKVFNEPIVFQTIKAKNTETLKVMLDYGADINIRDSLQQTLLMDAFFSSAFEHMTLLLNRGANPNPVNINNLSLLTAVNRQIKDSQDGSEYNEQCKKILEIMLLKGAKETQ